AGGCCTTGTGGATGATCCCGGACTCGTGGACCTTCATGAAGTGGACCGGGATGGCCAGGTGGGTCGTGGCGAGGTTGGTGAACCGGTGGGCGGCCGTCTCGTAGGAGACGGCGAAGGCGTCTCGCAGGTCTTCGACGGAGAGCTGGCGGGCGTCCTTGGCCTCGCGGAGCTGCTTGACGGTGTCTCGTTCGGGGAGCAGGAGCGCGGCCGAGAGGTAGTTGGCCTCGACACGCTGGCGCAAGAACTCCCCGTAGCCGCGTGGTTCTTCGTGGCCCAGGACGTGGCTGGCGAGCGCCTGGAGGAGGGTGGAGCGTGGGTCGCTCGACGCCCGGGCTCCGTTCGGCAGGTAGATGCGGTGGTGGAGGTGGTCGGTGACGGACCGGGTGGAGTGCGGCAGGTCGTGGACGTAGTGCAGCGAGAAGCCGAGGTGCCCGGCGAGGTCGGCGGCGACGCGCTGTGACAGCGGACCGTGCGTGTGCCCGACACCGTCGAGCAGCTCGCGTGCCGTGCGTTCGAGGTCCGGGAAGTGGTTGGCCTGCGCACGCATCGTCCCGCGGAGCTCGGTGTTGGCTCGGCGGGCTTCTTCCGGTGTGGCGGCTCGCTCGTTGTGCAGGCGTTCGAGCTCGCGCTGGAGCCCGACGATGGTCTCGAGCGCGTCGGTCGGCAGGGACTTGCTCACGCGGACGGAGGGCAGGCCGAGGGACGTGAACATGGGCCCGCGCTGGGCGCGCTCGAGGTCGACCTCGAGGCCGGCGCGGCGCGAGGGCGCTGATGCGGTGAGCAGGTCGTCGAGGGTGGTGCCCAGTGCTCTCGCGACGAGCGCCAGCTGCGAGATCTTGGGTTCGCGTCGCCCGTTCTCGAGCATGGAGACCTGTGAGGGTGCTCGGCCGATCGCGGCGCCGAGGCTGTCGAGGGTCATCCCCTGCTCGGTGCGCAGGTGCCGGATGCGGCGTCCGATCATGAGGGCGTCGGGCTCGCCGTGCGCGACGGTGTCGTGGTCGATCTCGCTCTGGATGGCCATGCCTGACTGTGACACAGGACACTTCTTGCGGGCAACAGAAGAACGCGACTTCTTCTCCCCCAGAGACCGTTGTCTAGGGGTTGCACGTCGAAGAAGGTTGAGAACAACCGCAGCACCGCCGCTGCGGGAGACGCAGATCCACTGCACAGCCCTGGAGGACACCGTGACCACGCCGACCATCATCAGCCGCTCCGCCACCCGCTCGCAGAAGGCTCCCGTGCGTCCGGGAGACCAGCGCCAGACCGCCGCCGAGCTGGCGCAGGAGTGGGCGAGCGACCCCCGCTGGGCGGACGTCACCCGCGACTACACGGCCGAGGACGTCATCGCCCTGCGCGGTGCGGTCCGCGAAGAGCGGACCCTCGCCCGCCGCGGTGCGGAAAACCTCTGGGAGCTCATCAACGCCGACGGCTGGGTCGCCGCGCTCGGCGCGATGACCGGCAACCAGGCCGTCCAGCAGGTCCGCGCCGGCCTCAAGGCCATCTACCTCTCCGGATGGCAGGTCGCCGCCGACGCGAACCTCTCCGGCCAGACGTACCCCGACCAGAGCCTCTACCCCGTCAACTCGGTCCCGGCCGTCGTGCGCCGCATCAACAACGCTCTCCTGCGCGCCGACCAGATCGAGTTCGCCGAGGACGCGACCGGCGAGCGACGCGACTGGGTCGCCCCGATCGTCGCCGACGCCGAGGCAGGCTTCGGAGGAGCGCTCAACGCCTACGAGCTCATGCACTCGATGATCGAGGCAGGCGCTGCCGGGGTGCACTGGGAGGACCAGCTCGCGTCCGAGAAGAAGTGCGGCCACCTCGGCGGAAAGGTCCTCGTCCCCACCGCCCAGCACATCCGCACGCTCAATGCGGCCCGCCTGGCCGCAGACGTCGCGGGGGTGCCCACCCTCGTCATCGCCCGGACCGACGCCCTCGCAGCGGACCTCATCACGTCCGACGTCGACCCGCGCGACCAGGAGTTCCTCACGGGCGAGCGCACGGTCGAGGGGTTCTTCCGGACCAAGCCGGGCTACGAGACGGTCATCTCCCGCGGCCTCGCGTACGCCCCGTACGCGGACCTCATCTGGGTCGAGACCGGTGAGCCCGACCTCGAGCTGGCCCGGGCGTTCGCCGAGCGCATCCACGCCGAGCACCCGAACCAGAAGCTCGCCTACAACTGCTCCCCGTCGTTCAACTGGAAGAAGCACCTCAGCGACGCCGAGATCGCCCGGTTCCAGCAAGAGCTCGCGTCCTACGGCTACACGTTCCAGTTCATCACGCTCGCCGGCTTCCACGCCGTGAGCCACTCCATGTTCGAGCTCGCCCGCGGCTACGAGGCCCGCGGCATGAGCGCCTACGTCGAGCTGCAGGAAGCCGAGTTCGCTTCCGAAGCCGACGGCTACACGGCCACGCGCCACCAGCGCGAGGTCGGCACCGGCTACTTCGACCGGGTCGCCACGGCTCTCAACCCGACGAGCGCCACCCTCGCTCTCGCCGGGTCGACCGAGGCCTCGCAGTTCCACTAGACGCACTTCTTCACCTGACCCGCTGGGAGACGACCATGACCACCACGACCCTTCTGACCGACCCACCCACCTCGACCGGCGACCGGCCGACTGCTCCCCCTGCACCGACCTCGGGCACGATGACGGTCACGGGACCGGTCCGCGAGCGCTACGACGAGATCCTCACGCCCGAGGCGCTCGCGTTCGTCGCGGCGCTGCACGAGCGCTTCGTCGCCCCGCGGCACGAGATCCTGCTGGCCCGCCAGCACAACCGTCAGCGCATCGCGGACGGCATGACCCCCGACTTCCTGCCGTCCACGCGGGCGGTCCGCGAGGACCGCTCGTGGCGGGCCGCCGGAGCTGGTCCGGGCCTGGAGCGACGACACGTCGAGATCACCGGTCCGACCGACCCGAAGATGGCGATCAACGCGCTCAACTCCGGGGCCGACGTCTGGCTCGCCGACCAGGAGGACGCGACGTCTCCGACCTGGACCAACGTCATCGGCGGTCAGCTCTCGCTGCTCGACGCGATCCGCGGTCGCCTCGAGTTCACGTCTCCTGAGGGCAAGTCGTACCGGATGACCTCCCCGCACCTGGAGGACCTGCCGACGATCGTCATGAGGCCCCGTGGCTGGCACCTGTGCGAGAAGCACCTGCGCTTCGTCGACCGGGCCGGTGTGAGCGCGTCGGCGTCGGCGAGCCTCGTCGACTTCGGGCTGTACTTCTTCCACAACACGAGCACCTTGCTCGCCCGTGGCAGAGGACCGTACTTCTACCTGCCGAAGCTCGAAGGGCACCTCGAGGCACGCCTGTGGAACGACGTCTTCGTCTTCACCCAGGACTACCTCAACCTGCCGCAGGGAACCGTCCGTGCGACCGTCCTCATCGAGACGCTGCCCGCTGCCTTCGAGATGGAGGAGATCCTCTACGAGCTGCGCGACCACTGCGCTGGTCTCAACGCCGGACGGTGGGACTACCTGTTCTCTGTCATCAAGAGCTTCCGCACCCGGGGGCCTCGGTTCGTCCTGCCTGACCGCTCGGCCGTCTCCATGACGGTCCCGTTCATGCGGGCCTACACGGAGCTGCTCGTCTCGACGTGCCACCGGCGCGGGGCTCACGCCATCGGCGGCATGTCCGCCTTCATCCCCGACCGCCGTGACCCGGAGGTCAGCATGCGGGCGGAGCAGCAGGTCCGAGGAGACAAGCGACGCGAGGTCACGGACGGCTTCGACGGCACGTGGGTCGCTCACCCGGACCTCATCGCGTTCGCCCGGGAGGAGTTCGCTGCGGTCCTCGGTGACCGCCCGCACCAGATCGACCGGCGGCGGGACGACGTCCACGTCACGGCGGCGCAGCTTCTCGACGTCGCGTCCGCATCACCGGACGGAACCACCGTCACCGGCGCGGGCCTGCGAGCCAACGTCTCTGTCGGGCTGCGCTACATCGAGTCGTGGCTCCGCGGGGTCGGTGCGGCAGCGATCGACCACCTCATGGAGGATGCGGCGACCGCCGAGATCTCCCGGTCACAGGTCTGGCAGTGGATCTACACCTCCACACCGACCGAGGACGGCGCACCGATCACCCGTGAGCGGGTCGAGGCGCTGCTCACCGAGATCGCCGGGAGCCTGCCGCGCCCGGAGGGCAATCGTGTCGACGCGGCGGTCGACGTCTTCCGTCAGGTGGCTCTCACGGAGGACTTCCCGACGTTCCTCACGATCGGTGCGTACACGCAGCACCTTGTCGGCTCCGACGTCGACTGAGCAGGTCGCCCGAGCAGGTCGTCTGACCTGCAGCACGGAAGCCCAGAGGGCCACGCGGTGATCCCGCGTGGCCCTCTGGTCGTGCACGGTGCTCGGTGCTCGGTGCTCGGTGCGGCATGCTGTGCGCGCACCGGGTCCGGGGTGTCAGCGCTGGACGCGCGCGCTCCCGCCGCCGGCGAGCTTGGCGACCTCGGCGAGGCTGGCGGTCGACGTGTCTCCGGCCGTGGTCATGGCGATCGCTCCGTGCGCAGCGCCGTACTCGACCGCGGACTGGATGTCACCGATCTCCATGAGCCCGTACGCGAGGCCGGAGGCGAAGGAGTCGCCTCCGCCGACGCGGTCGAGGATCTCGAGGTGCGGGCGGTGGGTCGACTCCGCGAAGCCTTCCCGGCGGCTCCACGCGATCGCACCCCAGTCGTTGTCGCTCGCGCTGTGCACGCCGCGCATGGTCGTCGCGATGACCTGGAAGTTGTCGTAGGTGGCCGCTGCCGTCTCGATCATCGCGCGGAAGGCACCGGTGTCGAGGTCGGTGAGGTTCTCGTCGACCCCTTCGACCTCGAAGCCGAGGCTCGCGGTGAAGTCTTCCTCGTTGCCGATCATGACGTCGACGTACTGCGCGAGGCGCTTGTTGACCTCCTGGGCGCGGGCCGAGCCACCGATCCCCTTCCAGAGGGAGGGACGGAAGTTCAGGTCGTAGGAGACGATCGTGCCGTGCTCGCGGGCGGAGCGCATGGCGGCCTCGGCGACGTCCGCGGACGACTCGGAGAGTGCCGCGAAGATCCCTCCGGTGTGGAGCCAGCGCACGCCTCGACGGCCGAAGAGGTCGTCCCAGTCGACGTCGCCGGGCTGCATCTGCGAGACGGCCGTGTTGCCACGGTCAGAGACGCCGACCGCACCGCGGACGCCGAAACCGCGCTCGGTGAAGTTCAGTCCGTTGCGCACGTTGCGGCCGATGCCGTCGTAGTCGATCCATTGGATGTAGCTCGTGTCGAGCCCACCGGTGAGGATGAAGTCCTCGACGAGCCGTCCTACCTCGTTGTCGGCGAGCGCGGTGACGATCGTCCCGCGCAGACCGAAGCAGCGGCGGAGCCCTCGGGCGACGTTGTACTCGCCACCGCCCTCCCACGCGTCGAAGCTGCGAGCGGTCTTGATGCGGCGCTCTCCGGGATCGAGGCGGAGCATGACCTCGCCGAGAGAGACGACGTCGAAGTCGCACTCGGCGGCGCTCTTCACGGTGAGGGAACGAGTCTGCTCGGCCATGGTCAGGCTCCGATCTGTGCGGCGAGGGCGACGGCCTCAGCCGTCCGGCGGGTGATCTCGGCCCAGTCCTCGGCCTCGATGAGGGCGCGGTCGACCATCCAGGAGCCGCCGGCAGCCATGACTGCGGGGATCGTGAGGTAGTCGCCGACGGTGGCGGCGCTGATGCCGCCGGTGGGGACGAAGCGCAGGCCGGGGAACGGTGCGGACATCGCCTTGATGGCGGACGGACCGCCGAGGGTGGCTGCGGGGAAGAACTTGACGGTGCCCAGTCCGAGGGAGAGCGCGGTCATGATGTCGGACGGGGTCGCGACGCCGGGAAGGATGGGGAGCCCGGCGGCCTGCGCGCGGCGCACGACGTCGACGTTCAGCCCTGGGGAGACGAGGAACTGGGCGCCTGCTGCGGCTGCCGAGTCGACCTGGTCGGGGCGGACGACCGTGCCGGCTCCGACGATGAGCTCGGGGAGCTCCTTGAGCGCGGTGAGCGCTGCCTGGGCGCCGGCGGTGCGATAGGTGACCTCGATGATGGCGAGGCCACCCTCGAGGAGCGCGCGTCCGAGGGGGACTGCGTGCTCGGGGTTGTCGATGACGACGACGGGCACGATGCGTGCGGCTTCGAGTGCCTCTGTGATCTGCTGCTCTGTGGACATGATCGCCTGTGATCTCTGCTAGAGTTTCGCCATGGTGAACCATGGTTTCTGAATACGAAACAACCATAGCAAACGACCGCGTGTGACGACATCCCCGGAGAGCTGCATGACCTCCACGCACGAGCCCGCGCCGACGACCGGCTCCGGGTCCCCCATGAACAGCGTCGACAAGGCCCTCCTCGCTCTGCAGGACCTGAGCCGCGCCGGCCGTGCAGGCCTGTCGTTGAGCACTCTCGCCACCCATCTCGGACTCAACAAGACGTCGTTGCACCGCACCCTCGCAGCCCTGCGCCACCGCGGGTTCGTCGACCAGGACCCGGAGACCGGGAACTACGTCCTCGGCGCCGCAGCGGCCGCCCTGTCGTCGGCCTTCTTCGCCGACGAGAACCTTCCCGGGCTCCTGCACACCGCCGTCGTCGCACTGAGCCGCGAAGCCGACGAGCTCGTCCACCTCGGGGTGCTCTCGGGCGCAGAGATGCTCTACGTCGACAAGGTCGAGCCTGCACGGTCGCTGCGTGTGTGGTCGGCCGTCGGCCGTCGGCAGCCCGCCGCGACCACCGCGCTCGGACGCGCGGTCCTCTCCCACCGCGACCTCGACCGCGTCTCGGTCGACCTCTACGCCGGGACCCAGATGCCGACCGAACGGCTCCTCGACGTCCTCGCCACAGCACGGACCCACGGGTATGCGACAGAGGACCAGGAGAACGAGCAGGGCATCAGCTGCCTGGCAGTCCCCCTCCTGCGCGACGGCGTCCCCGTCGCCGCGATGAGCATCACCGCACCGTCGGAGAGGATGACGCCCGCACGGCACCGCGAGCTCGTCGCGGCGTTCGCGCACGCTGTGCCGGCCCACCTCCCCGCAGGGATCTACCTGCCCGACGCGATCGTGGCAGGCCGCGACGCGCCCAGCCCGTGAAACGTCGCCGTTGGCCATAGGGTGTCATCAGCACCAGACGCCAGACTCGCTCCCAGGGGCGAGCAAGAGAAAGCAGGACGTCATGACGGTTCTCGTCGCATACAACGAGTCACCCCAAGGGGAAGCCGCCTTCGCTGCAGCCGTCGACGAAGCGGCCCGCCGCCGCACGTCCCTGACGGTGCTCGTCCTCACGCCCCAGCCTGACGACGCCCCGATCCCCTCGCACCTCGTGCACCTGCTCCAGACGGTCGCTGGCCCGGACGACACGGTCAAGGTGGCGTTCCGCAGCGACCGCATCGACGTCGCCGACGCGATCCTCGACCACGCAGAGAAGGTCGACGCTCAGATCATCGTCATGGGATCGCGCAAGCGCACGCCGGTCGGCAAGTTCCTCCTCGGCAGCACCACCCAGCGTGTCCTGCTCGACGCGGCCGTCCCCGTCCTCGTCATCCGGGCCACCCGCTAGCGCGCTTCACCTGCCCCGGCCGGCACCTCTGCCGGGGCGAGCTCGAGACGGTACCCGCGCTTGACCACCGTCCGGATGAGCCCACGGTCGCCCATCGCGTCACGCAACCGTGCGATCGCGACGTCTGCGGCGTGCGGGTCCTGCGACGCACCGGGCAGCGCACGGAGCACCTCGGACCGCGGGACGACCCCACCGTTCGCGTCCACGAGCGCCCGCATCACCTCGACGCCGCCGCGCCCCAGGGGCATGACCTTCTCGTCGAGCACCACGGTCGTCGCACGGACCTGGAGGTCGCCGGCGATCGTGCGCAGCGCTTTCTCCCCCTCCGCCGTGTAGTGCGCGATCATGACCCGGACCAGCGACCCGAGCCGCCCACGATCGGGGACGAGCGGCACGATCCCTGCGTCGAGGAGCGGCTTCGCCGTGATCGGTCCCACGGCCACGGCGAGGAGGGACCCCGCCTGCGTGCGGGCCCGGATCGCGTCGACAGAGCCCTCGTCCCGGGCGACCTCGAGCCATGCAGCCGCGCCGGGCGCCGAGGTGAAGACGAACGCGTCGATGTCACCGTCGGCCGTCGCCCGGACCGACGCCGCCAGCGCCTGCGGGTCCGGCGGCGGCCCCCAGCGGTACACCACGAGGCTCTGCACCCGCGCACCGGCCTCCCGGAACCTCTGGTCGAGCCCGTCGGAGCCTGCACCATGGTGCTGGATAGCGACGTCCAGCCCGTCGACGCCTTCGTCGAGCAGGTACTCGGCGACCTCTGCGGACGTCTCCGACTCAGCCACCCAGTCCGCCTGGAGGCCCGCCTGCTGGACCGCACCGCGCGCCTTCGGACCACGCGCGACGATCCGCGCCCGAGACAGCACCTCGTGCAGCTCCGCCGCGAGGCCGACCGCGTCTGCCGCGTCGATCCACCCGCGGAAGCCGATACCGGTCGTCGCGACGACCACGTCCGGCGGGTGCGCGATGACGGCACGCGTGTCGGCGACGAGCTGGGCGTCGTCGTGGTTGGGCACCATGCTCAGCGCTGGCGCGAACTGGGGGACCGCGCCGCGCCGCGAGAGCGCGGCGCCCAGCTCTCCGGAGCGGCGGTCTGCCGTGATGAGGACCGCACAACCGGCCATGGGCTGGCCTACAGGAGCGTTCATCGGCTCACTTTCGTCGAGGCTGCAGTCGGGACGGCGAAGAGCGATGTCAGGGATCGGGACCCTGCCGCTGGTCTCAGCGTACAAATCGGAGGTTACGAACCGACGGGTCGAGTGTTTCGGCGATACGTCGTCATCCTCACACGGTGGTGCACCTCTCTGTGACGAGTCTGCCGTACCCCGGTCGCACGTCGGTGGCAGACACGCACCCCTGTAGCATCGAAGGCGTGAGTACCGTGGCTCTCGGCATGCCGACCTCGCGGTCGCAGCCGACCGGGCCCTCGAGCCCGCAGAGCGACGCTGACAGCCGGAACCAACCGGGTCAGCGTCCGATGACCGATGCGCTCGTCGATCGCTTCGGCCGGGTCGCCCGAGACCTGCGCATCTCGATCACCGAGAAGTGCTCGTTGCGCTGCACCTACTGCATGCCGGCCGAAGGACTGCCGATGATCGCCCGCAGCGCGCTCCTCACCCCCGAGGAGATCGCCCGTCTCGTCCGGGTCGCCGTCCACCGCCTCGGCATCGAAGAGATCCGCTTCACGGGCGGCGAGCCCCTCGTGCGCCACGACCTCGTCGAGATCATCCGGCTGGCCCACGAGGCCGCCCCCGGCGTCCCGCTCTCGATGACGACGAACGCCATCGGCCTCGACAAGCGGGTCGCCAGCCTCGTCGCCGCCGGCCTCACCCGGGTCAACATCTCGCTCGACACCGTCGACCGCCAGCACTTCGCCGAGCTCACCCGACGAGACCGTCTCCCGACCGTCCTCGCCGGCATCGCCGCCGCGCACGACGCGGGCCTGACGCCGCTGAAGATCAACGCCGTCCTCATGCCGGAGACGCTCGCAGGCGCGACCGACCTCCTCGCGTGGGCGATCGAGCACGACTGCAGGCTGCGCTTCATCGAGCAGATGCCGCTCGATGCGGACCATCTCTGGACGCGCGAGTCGCTCGTCACGGCGGACGACCTCCTGGCTGTGCTCTCCGAACGCTTCACGCTCGCTGCCGTGGGCCGCGACGACCCGTCCGCGCCCGCCGAGGAGTGGTCGGTCGACGGCGGGCCCGCGACCGTGGGCATCATCGCCTCCGTCACACGGTCGTTCTGCGGGGACTGCGACCGCACACGCCTCACGGCCGAAGGCACCCTGCGCTCGTGCTTGTTCTCGTCCGAGGAGACCGACCTGCGCACGCTGCTGCGCGAGGGCGCGACCGACGACGACCTCGTGCACGCCTGGCAGTCGACGATGTGGGCCAAGCCGTTCGCGCACGGGCTCGACGCACCAGCAGGGACGCGGCCGACCACGGCTCTCGCCACGACCGAGGACTTCGCCCCGTCGAGCCGGAGCATGGGAGCGATCGGTGGCTGAGACGACGAGCCGGCTGGTGACCGTGCGGTACTACGCAGCAGCAGCCGACGCCGCCGGGCTGCAGGAGGAAGAGGTGCCGCTGCCCGCTGCCGCGACCGTCGGCGACCTGAAGGCGTTCCTCGTCGAGACGTACGGTGACGCGATGGCTCGCGTGCTCGCGTCCGCGTCGTTCCTCGCAGACGCGCGGATCAGCCGGGACGACTCCCGCGTGCTCGGGCTCACCGTGGACGTCCTGCCGCCGTTCGCCGGCGGATGATCCACCTGCTCGATCCGCACGAGCGGACGAGCGGCTAGAGCCCGACCCACTCGGAGACGCCGTCGGTGAAGTGCTGCCGCTTCCAGATCGGCACCTCCACCTTGATGCGGTCGACGAGCGCCGAGCAGGCGGCGAACGCTTCGGCACGATGACCGCTCGACACGGCTGCCACGAGCGCGACGTCCCCGATCCTCAGCTCCCCCACACGGTGGACGGCCGCGACCCGCAGACCTGTCTCGCGTGCGACGTCCGCGCAGCAGCGAGCGAGAAACTCCTGCGCCTGCGGGTGCGCCTCGTAGTCGAGGCCTGTGACGGCCCGCTCCGAGTCGTTGTCCCGGACGACGCCGCGGAACGTGACGACGGCCCCGCACTCCGCAGCCTCGACAGACGCCTCGATCGTTTCGACGGCGGACGCGTCGAGCACGTCTCCCGTGACCGACGCGACGGTCACCGCACTAGTGCTCATGACGGGAGTCTCCCCCGACCTGGTCGAGCACGTGCTCGAGGACGTCGCCGAGCACGTCGAGCCCGTCCCGCACTCCCCCGGGCGAGCCTGGGAGGTTGACCACGAGGGTGCTGCCCGCGAGGCCGACGAGCGCGCGGCTCAGCCCAGCCGTCCGGGTCGTCGTCATCCCGCGACGCCGGATCTCTTCCGCGATCCCGGGCAGCTCACGGGTGAGCAGCGCGCGGGTCGCCTCCGGCGTCTCGTCAGAGGGCGAGACGCCTGTGCCGCCGGTCGTGATGATGACGCGAGGCTCACCGGCCGCCGCAGCCCTGAGCGCTGCGGCGACAGCCGCGTCCGCCACGACGAGCGGGCCCGAGACCTCGAACCCCCGCCGGGTCAGCCACTCGGCGATCACCGGTCCCGTCGTGTCGGTCCGCTCGCCGCGGACACCGGTGGTGGAGGCGACGATGACGGTCGCGCGCCCCTGCGAGGCCGGAGCCTCAGACGCCCCCGGCGCCTCAGGGGTGCCCGGGGCCTCAGGGGTGCCCGGGGCCTCGGGCGCAGCCGTGCCGACAGCAGGCGCGACGTCCTGAGACTCGTGGCCCGCAGGCTCGTCCGGGCGGCGCCAGTCGCCGCTCTTGCCGCCCGTCTTCGTGAGCAGCCTGATGTCACCGAGGACCGCAGCGGGATCGACAGCCTTGATCATGTCGTGCAACGTCAGCCCGGCGACGGCGACGGCAGTCAGCGCTTCCATCTCGACGCCGGTCGGTGCCGTGGTCTTCGCAGCCGCCTCGATGCGGATCGAGGATCCTTCGAGCTCGAACGAGACGCTCACGCCCGAGAGCGGGATCTGGTGGCACAGCGGGATGAGCTCCCACGTGTGCTTCGCCGCCGAGATCCCGGCGATGCGCGCGGTGGGCAGGACGTCAGCCTTCGGCAGGCCCTCGGCCCGCACCATGGCGACGACCTCTGGGGTGGTGCGCAGGCGACCTTCGGCCACAGCCCGGCGCGCGGTGGAGGTCTTGCCGCTCACGTCCACCATCCGGGCCCGGCCGTCTGCGTCGACATGGGACAGCTCGTTCATGCGTCATCACTCATCCCCCAACCCTATCCGTCACGGACGGGGTAGGAGACGGGACCTCTACGACCCTCCCGGCCTCGAGCCGGACCGTGCGACCAGCGAGGACCTGGGCGTCCTGCGGGTCGTGCGTCACGACGAGCGTCGTGGTTCCGGCCTCGCGCAGGTGGACGGCGAGCTCGAGCCGAACTCGTGCACGGACGTCGACGTCCAGCGCGGACAACGGCTCGTCGAGCAGGAGGAGGTCTGGTTCCGTCACGAGAGCGCGCGCGAGCGCGACGCGCTGCGCCTGCCCGCCCGACAGCGCGCCCGGGCGTCGGTCGGCAAGATCCGCGATCCCGAGCCGCGCGAGCCACTCCGCAGCCGCCCGCCGCGCGTCGGCCACCGACCG
This sequence is a window from Sanguibacter antarcticus. Protein-coding genes within it:
- a CDS encoding MoaD/ThiS family protein yields the protein MAETTSRLVTVRYYAAAADAAGLQEEEVPLPAAATVGDLKAFLVETYGDAMARVLASASFLADARISRDDSRVLGLTVDVLPPFAGG
- a CDS encoding molybdenum cofactor biosynthesis protein MoaE, whose translation is MSTSAVTVASVTGDVLDASAVETIEASVEAAECGAVVTFRGVVRDNDSERAVTGLDYEAHPQAQEFLARCCADVARETGLRVAAVHRVGELRIGDVALVAAVSSGHRAEAFAACSALVDRIKVEVPIWKRQHFTDGVSEWVGL
- the moaCB gene encoding bifunctional molybdenum cofactor biosynthesis protein MoaC/MoaB — protein: MNELSHVDADGRARMVDVSGKTSTARRAVAEGRLRTTPEVVAMVRAEGLPKADVLPTARIAGISAAKHTWELIPLCHQIPLSGVSVSFELEGSSIRIEAAAKTTAPTGVEMEALTAVAVAGLTLHDMIKAVDPAAVLGDIRLLTKTGGKSGDWRRPDEPAGHESQDVAPAVGTAAPEAPGTPEAPGTPEAPGASEAPASQGRATVIVASTTGVRGERTDTTGPVIAEWLTRRGFEVSGPLVVADAAVAAALRAAAAGEPRVIITTGGTGVSPSDETPEATRALLTRELPGIAEEIRRRGMTTTRTAGLSRALVGLAGSTLVVNLPGSPGGVRDGLDVLGDVLEHVLDQVGGDSRHEH
- a CDS encoding ABC transporter ATP-binding protein; this encodes MKPAHGSALHADVHVVRGAFHLRAALQVEAGEIVAVVGPNGAGKSSLLRALAGLDPVDAGRIVLGDRVLDDAASDTWVPAARRRVGMVFQDYRLFGHRSVLDNVAFGPRAAGRSVADARRAAAEWLARLGIADLADRRPGALSGGQAQRVALARALVTEPDLLLLDEPLSALDVDVRARVRLELAVHLREAGTTTLVVTHDPQDAQVLAGRTVRLEAGRVVEVPSPTPSVTDRVGG